The window AAGGTGGGTCCCTGAAACCAGCTGAGTTAATTGTAGGAAGCATGTGTCATGTGATGTCATCTCAGGAATGCAGTGAAGGCTCCGTCAAGCTGCTGAAGAACCTGTGAAGAGTCACAACACTGGCTGCCGTAATTGGAGGCACCGAGGATGGGCAGGATGTGAGACTTGGTGGTGGGgcccctgcctgggcccctgCCTGAGTCACACACTGCCTCCTGCCTGAGCACAGAGAACCTCTAAGATAAACCACAGGCCAGGACTGTGGATTCGGAGCAGCTTCGCCCCAACAGCGACAGGTCAGCATCTCTTCCAAGAGAGTTGTAGGGGTGGGCGTTCCCTATGACTCATGTCTGCACAGAGTCCAGGGAGGGCTGCTGAGCCGGAGGGTAACCCTGCCTCCTGAAAACAGGGATCTTATCTCTGTGGGAAGTGGGGAGTGGAAGGTCGTGGGCAACAGTCCTTCCCCTCTGTGCAGAGCGCTGGATGGGTGCTGCAGGGCGACCAGGAGAGGCTGTGGGTGCCCCTGGCTCCCCCAGCACTGACCAGCCCAACACACAGAAGCTCTGGGAGGGACATGGAAACTCAGCGCCCAAGGGGCTGTGTGGATGGCATGTAGACTCCTTCAGAGAGGGTCACGTGcccagggagtggtggggacaaaGACAGAGACCCATGTGTGGTCTGTACATTGaactgagaaaggaaaacagcaacAACACTTGAGCAGGGCTGGGGTTTCTGGGtggtataattattttaatattttgtggtaTAAAATAGTCTGTGGTTGTGGAGATATTTCCTTCtcaagtggtttaaaaaattttccattgGAAAACAGTGTCTTGCTTCGAAGAGACTTCGGGTGACTCCTaagctgagggcagggctgggaggtggagaACACAGCTCCTGTCCTCAGGAAGCCAAAGTCTCAGGGGGGGACAGAGCTCAGTCCTGAGAGTTTGCAGCAAAGTCTCCTGCAGGCCAGAGACTCTGAGCCCCACTTATAAGGGGTCAGACAGAGCTCAGGGAGGGGCCCTGAGGGAAGgtgcaggaagatgggcagggacgAGAGGGCAGAAGATTCTTGGAGAAAGCGCCTGTCCTGAAGTGGGCTGACCCAGATGAGGTGTCACTGCCTCTTCCCAGATTCCCCACTGTCCCCAGCTGCTCCACCCCTGGATCTCCAGAGTTGCCCCCTGTCCCCGGCTGCCATGACTGACACGCCAGCAGAGGAATCCCTCTTCCAAATCATCCACTGCTACCACCAGTACGCGGCCCGGGAAGGGGACGTGGAGACTCTGTCCCTGGAGGAGCTGAAGGCCCTGCTCATGGACAATGTCCCCCGCTTCATGGAGAGCTTGGTGCGTGGGGTCTGTGGTCAGGTGGGGATGAAGAGGGGCCCAGGGGACCGGGGTAGGGTTGGTTGTGGGTTGGAAGTGAGTGGTGAAGGTGTAGGAAAGGGAGCCATCTCCCAAGAGAATGTCCACTACGGGAGGGCAAGTGAGGGAGTGTGGAGGGCAGGATCTGTGGCCAGAGGGAGGACGGGCCTGGCCGCTTCATTTCCCCTCCTTTGTTCTCCTGAAGCTCCCTGCCTGGCCCCGCTCCAGCCCAAACATAGCTCATCCCCGAAACTCAGTCCTAATCCCAAACCTGTTTATTCCTCTGCCTGTCCCTTCCTGAGGGAACAGGTCCtaattcttccctctgcctgtagGTCCCCTCAGTGGGCACCCTGCCCCCTGACTGCCCTTTGCACGCCAGCCCCTTCTCCTGGGGTCTAGTGTAAGCCTTCCCATGTGCCCATGCCTGGGGGAGAGACTTTGGACTGCTGTGGGGGTAGAAGTGTAGCTTCCCCTCCCACCTCTTGTTAGCAGGGTctctcagcccagcctgggggccagccctggaattCAGGCCGGGCCCAGACACCCTCCTCAGGTGCGCATCTTCTCTGTCATCACGCCCAGCCCTGTGACACTGTGCTGCTGGGGGACAGCAGGGCTGGCAGGAATGTCTGCGGGGCACTGCCCTCTGCCCTCGGTGCCATGCCCCAGGGGTCTCTGCACTGTCGTCTCCAGAGGACTGCAGGTCCCTGCCCCGACTCAAGGCTGCTGCCTCCCAGGAGAAGCGCCTCCTTTGGTCACTTCGCATCCCCCTTGCCTCCCTGTGGGAAACATCAGAGGAGACAGTCTCGCCTTCAGTTTACCGGAGCGTGGCCCTGAGGGTCACAGAGGGGGGACTAGGGTGATTGTGGTTAGGCCTCTGTTTCTAGAGAAATCTTTTCCTCTCCATGGCCAATTGCCTATATTGTGGGGCTATGCAAGGGCACCCCGGGTCTGCCACTTGGGGGCTCACGGCCCACCGGGATACAGGGACAGATACCTGGGCACAGAGCGGACAGATACCAGCCTGGGGGGCCTGAGGTGAGCCTTCCCAGGGCAGGTAGCCTCCCGTTTCTCAGCTCAGCTAGCTTTTGAGGAGATAAGATTATAGGAGGATCATGGCGGGGTCGTGGGGGGACAGAGGGTGCCAATCTGCCTGCTGGGATGGCCACCGCTGTCCAGGCTCACAGCTGCTTGCAGATGCGAGGACTTCCTTCCCCTGAGGCTCTCTGCCGGCTCCACACTGGGCCCCTCAGCCCACCGGCTGAATCCTGCTGCAAGCTGCTTCCTTGCCACTGCCCAGGGAgcgctccctcccctcctcacctgTCTACTCCCCTCGCTGTGCTGTGACCCCTGACTTCCTTCCTGCTGTCCCTCCCACCTCAAATGCTCCTTTCTTCGCCTATACCATGCCCAGTCCTCAGCCCTCAGGGCCACCTGCCCTGGAACATCTTGGACAGCTCCAGGGCCCATGgctttgtctttttcctcattCTGCACTTTCTATAGGTGACACAGGCAGAGTGCCACAAGTAACTGCTGATCACCAATAATAGAGCCTATTTAGTGCAGGCCTCACAATAGTGCTGGAGATGCAGACATGAGGGACGGGTGGGCTTGGCCCCAGGGAACTCCCCCTCTGAATGCTGAAGGCACAGCCTTCCATCTCAAAGACCCTGGGCTGAGCTGTCCCCACGGGGTGTGGGAGAGGTGGCTTGCAGTTCAGCTAGAAAGACAGGCTTAAACAGCCACTGACGTGGACAGACATGAATTGTGTCAGGAGGTGCCAGGCGCCTCAGCCCTGCTCAGCAACcgtagacagacagacagacagccagTGGTGCCCAGCCTGCACCCTCTGTCTGCCCACACGGCCCCAGGTCCACTTAGCTGAGGTACCTCCCACACCTCTGCCTCTTCAGCctcattctgcagcccatggtgTCCTGGCCACTAACTGTTTGAGTGATGAGCTGTTTCCTGCAAGCCTCTTGCAGGCAGGGCCATGCCACCATtaccccaccccatcctcccagcAGTAGGTGGTGGAGGCCTGGCCATCTGCCGTGGGGCTGTGTGCCTGGGCCGGCGGTTGACCCTCTGCCCGCTCCTCAGGGCCGGAAGGAGCCGTACTACATCACCGAGTTGTTCCGGGCAGCAGACAAGAACAAGGACAACCAGATCTGCTTTGATGAGTTCCTCTACATCTTGGGCAAGCTATTGAAGGACTACCACCTGCAGTACCACCAGCAGCTATGCGCCCACTACTGCTCCCAGCACAGCCTCTACTAGAGGGAGCACAGGCAGCCTCCTGTGGAGCCTGTCCTGAGGAGCAGGTGTAACCTGACTACGGGCAGCTGAATGGAGAGCTCtgctgtgcgtgtctgtgtgtgcccACATCTGTGCACGCGCATGTACATGTCTGTGGAAAGGACAGCTGTGAGGGAAGAGAATAAAGCAACACCGTAGATGTTTCCGGGTCTGTTCAGTTTGTGGATCTGGGCATCTGCTATGGTACCAGAAAGTGGAGGTTTGGTCCGATCATGGAGATCATCCTTTTTGGGCGAGAGACAGCTCCTGCTTCCAGGATCCCCTGTCTGGCAGGGgagacagcccctgccctcagcttTCCGTCTAAGAGGAGCACTCTCTTTTCTTGGGGAGCCGGCTCTCTGACAAGGAGGCTAGGACTCACTAGTAATGCTTCCAACACTCTTTTATTCCACAGACATATGGGACAGgagccaggagggcagaggcacaCTGGACATGGACCCCACTTTTGATGGTCTCCCTGCTCTGGAGGAGAGCGCCCGTGAATCAGTGTGCAAAGGTGGAGAGGCCTGGGCCTGGGAACGGGTCAGGATGGGTGGGGAAGATGATCTGGTGATTGACATGGGGTGGAGGTCGTGGGGGCCAGTGTGTGAGGGAAGATTGCGAGGTGGATTTTACACATGCTGAGTCAGAGTTGGGGACAAAGGCAAACCTGACAAGCCAGCCTGTAATGGGGAAGAGCCATGAGTGGAACCTGGGAACTGccaatcagagaaggcttcctggagaggaGAAGGGTTGGGTCTGGTTTTTACTAATGAAAAATGATGATGGATGTGGGCGTTACTCCAACTTGGGGCTATTTGTGACTCACTGATCCGAATCCTCCCCTTGTCCTCTCTCTcgggtgtttgtttttctctctctcaccctggGAGCCCAGGAATCTTATGCAGAATCCCTCTGGGAATGTGTCCTTTGCCTGCTGGGACCCATCTTGGTGGGTTTCTTCTCTGAGGATGGCCTGGGAACCCATGTCCTGAGCTTATTGTGATAGAAGTGATGAGTTTTAAAAGAATGATGGGTGATTTTCTGCTTGGCTCCCATGTGCAAATGATTGGGGGGGAGTCACTTAAGGGACTTGGTTCGGTTCCCTCTCCCAACTGGGTCTGTGTGCCAAAGAAGAGGAGCAGCGCCCTGTGGGCAGAGCGGGGTGACGTTGGTTTCCGATCAGTCAGGCTCTGAAGCAGGATTTTGACCCCGCTGCTTCCTGGGCCTGGCCTGCCAGCGATGCCCTTAGGTGGGTGCCAGTCCACCAATGCCTGCCTTTCAGGACTCAGCTGGGCGCCCACCCGTTTCCCTCTGGACCTTCCTACGTGCTCCATGGGGTCTGAACTTCCCCTTTGGAGGTGCAAGTCCTGCTGCCCCGTTGTTGGGTTTTACTGTCTGTGTCCTCCACCAAGCCAGGGACCACGCCTTGTCATCTCCGAGTGCCCAGGGGTCCAGTGAGTGTTGGAGGAAGGGACTCAGGAACAGGGCCTGTGGGTTGGAAATCTGCTGACCCAGGTCGGTGCTGCCTCCTGCTGGAGGTCATGTTCAGACATGGAGAGAGTTGGCCGGGAGACTCCGGCCACCCTTCCCCCAGACGCAGGGGAGGATTCTTCCTGCCTGTCTCACCTAAAACATAGCGGGGTCCACAGGCCTTTGAGTACTAAGGGGGCAGCTCAGTCCGGTTCTCcttgccttcctcctgcccctgcctgtgGGGGATTTCTCCACCGGCTCTGCTTGCTCTGTCCTCATTTCCTCAGCCTTGGGCACGACCTGATGGGGTTTGTTGGCACATGTACCTGGGATTGAACTCCTTCCTGTAAACAGGACCGGGTTCCACTCCCCCTGGGTTGCCCCACGTCCGTCCATCAGTCTGATTACAGGCTGTGCCTTTTTCCCAATGCGCTTACCCAATTCCTGACAACCTCTTCTGCTAGATCAGCTCAACCTGGCCCTTGCTCCCCCTGGAGCCCCTAGGGCTGTCTGTTCACGGGGAGCATCTCTGGGGGTGATGTTTCATGGCCTCGCTGGTCAGCATGCTCCACTGACAAGCACACAATGCTGGAGGAGGTCATGGCTCACGTCTGCCATAAGTTTCCCTCACTGCATCTGGGGCCTGTTTCCCTTACTTTCTGGAGAAGAGAGCTGTCTCCACCAGGGCCATTCTCAAGGGAGTGACTTCAAGAGAGGTGTCTCCTGAAGGGTCAGGGTCTGGGGAAGCTGTCGTTTCCATCAACCTCATCACCACTCCCACTGAGAGAGGTCAGCACGAGCTCCATCCCTGGTTGGAGAACAAATCCTACATAGAGTCTCAGGAAAGCCACCTTGCTTGTTCTAATGTGTGCTTTTTGGCACCTAAGCACCAAGACAAAGCAGAACACATGCCCATAGGAAGGACCTTGAGTAAttccccatgcctcagtttcctcatctgtcacagGATAATTGTACCTGTAATGACCACTTCACGGGGTTATCAAATGAGTGAACGGAGGCAAAAACACTTTGAAAGTATGATGTGCTCCTTGGGGTAAGGGGTTATTATCCTGGGTCGTGCAGGAGAGGACCTGGTGAGTAACAGGTGTGCACGAAGCACTTGATCATTGGTTGAAACTTATATGTCAGAATTTTCCCTATTTTCCTGTCAAGAGCTTCACTAACCTCTTGCCAAGGAAGCTAGATTGCATTTACTTGATAGATTTATATTCTGCCTTGTTCCAAAAACGATTTCATGTATTTGGGTTTGATAAAGGGAATTTCTGCATTGGATAAGGAATAGATCAAACGTTCAATTCTGCATTAACGTATCCACTCAATAAGTATTAATTAAGCACGCAGTATGTACGAGGTCCTGGGGTGTGATGTGGTTTCTGCTTTAAAGGGGCACCTGGTCCCAAAGaaaaggcagacaataaacaGAGGAGTCATAACATAGCAGGGCCACCGCTGCGATGCGTAAGGATTTGGGTAGCATGGAGGAGACAGGAATTAACTGAGCGTTGATAGGGTAGGGGAAGGAGCGTCAGGGATGGACTTCGAGCAGATGGTGCCTGGACTGGATCAGGAGGCACGAGGAGGACTTTACTGGCAAAGAGGTGGATGATGTCACATCACGTCGTAAGTCACTTTGGTTATTTGATGCATTGAATGTTGTATCTCtctgtgagtctcagtttcctcatctgtgaagtgagcaTTATCATGGTGcatacctcataggattattgtgagaattaaatcgACTGATATAAGTAAAGCATTTACAACGGTTCCTGGCCTGTGGTAGAAGCCCAGTGAATCTTAGCTATTAGTTgattgttgttgctgttactgtgtttgccaggcactgtgctgggtcctgGAGAGACAGAGGTGGATGGTCTAGTCTGGATCTTCGAGGGTTTGCAGTCCAGCTGGGGAGCCAGGCACATTTCCAGGGCAGTAATCACGATTTCTGTTCACTCAGTGCTTGCTAACTGCACTGCTCTAAGCGCTTTACATATGTTTTatgtaaactttttattaaaatataatacatatttccaca of the Equus quagga isolate Etosha38 chromosome 13, UCLA_HA_Equagga_1.0, whole genome shotgun sequence genome contains:
- the LOC124250862 gene encoding protein S100-A15A, with the translated sequence MTDTPAEESLFQIIHCYHQYAAREGDVETLSLEELKALLMDNVPRFMESLGRKEPYYITELFRAADKNKDNQICFDEFLYILGKLLKDYHLQYHQQLCAHYCSQHSLY